The Janthinobacterium tructae genome contains the following window.
GGCCTCGGCCGGCCTGGGCGTGGCCCTGCTGCCCGAGCCGTTCATCCACCGCCTGGCCGGCGAACCTCTGGAGGCGGTGCGCCTCGTCGAACCGGAAGTGGCGTGGCAGGTGGCGCACGTCTGGAGCGGACGCTATCTGTCGCACGCGGCGCGCGCCTGGCTCGAGGTGTGCCAGGACGTGCTGGGCACGCAGTTCGCGCACTGACGTAAAAAAGGGTGGCCGAGGCCACCCTTTATATTCATAACGCTACCTTGCTTACTTGGCGTCGTCGTTGTACATGCTGGCGTATTTCCAGCCGAAGTACAGAATAAACGTGTAGCACAGGGCCGGCACGAGGAAGGACAGCTGCAGGTTGATGTGGTCGGCCAGGAAGCCCTGGATGAACGGCACGATGGCGCCGCCGACGATGGCCATGCACAGAATGCCCGAACCTTGTCCCGTTTGCGCACCCAGCTTGTTCAGGGCCATGCTGAAGATGGTCGGGAACATGATGGAGTTGAACAGGCCGACGGCGATCAATGCCCACATGGCCGTGTGACCACTGGAGAACACGGCGACGAGGATCAGCGCGATGACGATGGCGGCATTGAAGGCCAGGGTCTTGCCCGGGCTGACGTAGCGCATCACGGCAAAGCCGACGAAGCGGCCCAGCATGGCGCCACCCCAGTAATAGCTGACGAAATAGGCGGCATCGGCGTGGCTGAGGCCAGCGATATGGCTCTCGCCGAGGAAGTTGATCAGGAAGCTGCCGATGCTGACTTCACCGCCCACGTACAGGAAGATGGCCAGCGCGCCCAGCACCAGGTGGCGGTGCGACCAGATCGAGACCTTGTGGCCATCCTGCGCCAGGACGGCCGCATCGTCGGCATGCGAAATCTTCGGCAATTTTGCCAGCGCGAACAGCACGGCCAGGATCACCAGGGTAGCGGCCAGCACCAGGTACGGACCTTGCACGGAAGCGGCTTCCTTGGCGCGGTAGGCCAGTTGCTCGGCGGCCGGCAGCAAGTCGAACTGCTGCACCGTCAGCACGGTGCCGGACAAGATCAGCATGCCGCCCAAGGCTGGCGCCACGGTGGTGCCCAGCGCGTTGAAGGCCTGCGTCAGGGTCAGACGGCTCGACGCCGTCTGCGGGTCGCCCAGTTCCGTCACGTAGGGATTGGCCGCCACCTGCAGCACGGTGATGCCGGCCGCCAGGATGAAGAAGGACAGGAGGAACAGCGCATAGCTGCCGGTGGATGCCGGGTAGAACATGGCGCAGCCGGCGGCCGCGATCAGCAAGCCGGCGACGACGCCGCGCTGGTAGCCGATCTTCTTGATCAGCATGCCGGCCGGCAGCGAGACGATGGCGTAGGCGCCAAAGAAGCAGAACTGCACCAGCATCGCCTGGACATAGGTCAGGGTGTAGATCGAGCGCAGATGGGGAATCAGCACATCATTGAGCGAGGTCAGCAGTCCCCACATGAAAAACAGCACCGTGACAATGATCAGGGCGCCTGTATTGTTTTGCGTGCCGGCCTGTGCGCGCGATGCGCCCAGGCCCTGCTTTACGTGTTCCATACTTTCTCCATTGTTCTATCCAAGAATGTCGTGCCCTGCCCTGGCCCATCGCTTGCGTGGGCACCGCCAGACAGCGGCAGCGCTCGTGTTTGAAAGCAACATCTTCGCAAGGCCGAGCGCGTAGTAAAACTACCTTGCTGCGGCCGCATTATGCCCGAAAGGCCCCGGATTGCGCAGATTTCCCATCAGTTATTTGATAATTGAATAGCTGACATTCGAAATCAAAAGTAGCCTTATAACTTGAAACCGCTATACTTATATTGCAGTGCAGCACAACGCGGCACGCCACTCAAAGGAGTCTGCCATGTCTACCGCATTTACTTACCACACCACGCAAAACAGCAATATCATCGCCACCCTGGTGCACGCCGCCAAGCGTGTCGGTGCCTGGCTGAACCACAGCAGCGACCGCCGCGAACGTGCTTACGAAGAAGCCTACCTGGCCGAATCGACCGACCGTTACGACCTGGAATACCGCATGCGCGAACTGGCCCGCGCCAACCCGCAGCCTAGCTGGATGAGCGGCCTGAGCCGTTAAGAGTAGCGCCGTATCCGGCCACGCATCGCAGCCCATCATCGGCTGTTGCAATATCCATAGCGCCATCCTGCTCGCCTTGCGCTTGAGCACAGGATGGGCTATACAGGCGCAATGAAAACGCCCATTACCATCCTCGCCATCGCCGGCAGCCTGCGCGCCGCCTCGCTGAACACCGCCCTGCTGCACGCCATCGCCCGGCTTGCCCCAGCGGACTATGCCATCTGCATCTATCCGGGACTGGGAGAATTACCCCTCTTCAATCCCGACCTCGACGCCGACAGCCTGCCGGCCGTGACGGGCCTGCGCGACGCCATCCTGGCGGCCGACGTGCTGCTGCTGGCCAGCCCCGAATACGCGCATGGCGTGAGCGGCCCGATGAAGAACGCGCTGGACTGGATGGTGGGAAATGAATCATTCATCGACAAGCCGCTGGTGCTGCTGAACGCCTCGCCGCGCGCCACGCATGCGCAGGCGGCCCTGCGCGAAACGGCGCGCACCATGTCGGCGCGCCTGATCGACGAGGCCTGCATCAGCCTGCCTTTGCTGGGGTCGGGTCTCGATGCCGACGGCATCGCTGCGGACCCGGCATTGCGCCGGGCCATCTTGGATATGCTGCAGTGCATCAGGTCATTTTCATGACCTTCTGCACGTTTCGCTATCAGTTCATCTAGTTTTACTACGTACTTCTACGGAACGCTCAGTGCGGGATCATGCCGGTGAAAACGTAGGCCTGCAGCATGGTGATGATGCCGATGATCACGGCAAACAACAGGCTGTGCTTCAAGGTAAAGCGGAACAGGTCCGATTCCTTGCCCACCAGGCCCGTTGCGGCGCAGGCGACGGCGATCGATTGGGGCGAAATCATCTTCGCCGTCACGCCGCCCGTCGTATTGGCCGCCACCAGCAAGGTGTCGGACACGCCGATCTGGTGCGCCGTGGTGTTTTGCAAAGAGCAGAACAGGGCGTTCGAGGAGGTGTCGG
Protein-coding sequences here:
- a CDS encoding NADPH-dependent FMN reductase, translating into MKTPITILAIAGSLRAASLNTALLHAIARLAPADYAICIYPGLGELPLFNPDLDADSLPAVTGLRDAILAADVLLLASPEYAHGVSGPMKNALDWMVGNESFIDKPLVLLNASPRATHAQAALRETARTMSARLIDEACISLPLLGSGLDADGIAADPALRRAILDMLQCIRSFS
- a CDS encoding DUF3563 family protein is translated as MSTAFTYHTTQNSNIIATLVHAAKRVGAWLNHSSDRRERAYEEAYLAESTDRYDLEYRMRELARANPQPSWMSGLSR
- the fucP gene encoding L-fucose:H+ symporter permease; translated protein: MEHVKQGLGASRAQAGTQNNTGALIIVTVLFFMWGLLTSLNDVLIPHLRSIYTLTYVQAMLVQFCFFGAYAIVSLPAGMLIKKIGYQRGVVAGLLIAAAGCAMFYPASTGSYALFLLSFFILAAGITVLQVAANPYVTELGDPQTASSRLTLTQAFNALGTTVAPALGGMLILSGTVLTVQQFDLLPAAEQLAYRAKEAASVQGPYLVLAATLVILAVLFALAKLPKISHADDAAVLAQDGHKVSIWSHRHLVLGALAIFLYVGGEVSIGSFLINFLGESHIAGLSHADAAYFVSYYWGGAMLGRFVGFAVMRYVSPGKTLAFNAAIVIALILVAVFSSGHTAMWALIAVGLFNSIMFPTIFSMALNKLGAQTGQGSGILCMAIVGGAIVPFIQGFLADHINLQLSFLVPALCYTFILYFGWKYASMYNDDAK